In Thermodesulfobacteriota bacterium, the genomic stretch AGGGAGATAGGGGTCGTGCTGGTCGACATCGGCGGCGGCACGACCGACATTGCCCTTTACCACGGCGGGACAATAAAGTATACTACGGTAATTTCACTCGGCGGGAACCAGGTCACTGGCGACATCTCCGTGGGTTTGCGGACTACCGCGAACGAGGCGGAGAAATTGAAGCGCGAGCACGGGTGCGCCATGACCGCGATGGTATCGAGGGACGACGTCATGGAGGTCCAGAGCGTCGGCGGGAACACCTCGAAGACCGTCTCGCGGTACATGCTCTGCGAGATAATCGAGCCGAGGGTCGAGGAGATATTCCAGCTCGTAAAGCGCGAGATAATGAAGTCCGGCTACGAGAACCTGGTCTCCTCGGGCGTTGTCCTCACGGGCGGCACCGCCGCGATGGAGGGCATAACCGAGCTCGCGGAGCAGGTCTTCAACCTGCCGGTTAGGAGGGGGCTCCCCATAGGCATAACCGGGCTCGTGGACGTGGTGAAGGGCCCCATGTACTCGACCGGCGTGGGCCTCGTACTCTACGGCGGGAAGCACCTTAACGGCACGCAGTTCATGAGGGGCTCGGACAGCACCCTTTTCAACAAGCTCTCTTCCAGGATGAAGGGCTGGATGAAGGAATTTTTTTGAGGCGCGGACAAGCGGATTTGAAAATACTCTCGGCGGCGGATATCAAGGAGGTGCTCGATGGTGATTGAAATGGACGAGAACTTTAATTGCGGCGCGAAACTCAAGGTCATCGGGGTCGGCGG encodes the following:
- the ftsA gene encoding cell division protein FtsA, translating into MAKRDNIIVGLDIGTTKICAIVGEKTREGVEVIGIGTHPSKGLRKGVVVNIESTVESIRKAVEEAELMAGCEINRVYCGIAGGHIRAFNSHGVIAIKNREINQADIDRVIEAAQAVVIPPDREVIHVIPQEYIVDDQEGIQEPLGMIGIRLEVKVHIVTAAVTSAQNIVKCANKAGLDVADIALQQIASSEAVLNPDEREIGVVLVDIGGGTTDIALYHGGTIKYTTVISLGGNQVTGDISVGLRTTANEAEKLKREHGCAMTAMVSRDDVMEVQSVGGNTSKTVSRYMLCEIIEPRVEEIFQLVKREIMKSGYENLVSSGVVLTGGTAAMEGITELAEQVFNLPVRRGLPIGITGLVDVVKGPMYSTGVGLVLYGGKHLNGTQFMRGSDSTLFNKLSSRMKGWMKEFF